The Gossypium hirsutum isolate 1008001.06 chromosome A03, Gossypium_hirsutum_v2.1, whole genome shotgun sequence genome contains the following window.
TGTACATGCGTATGGCAGCTTAGATGTTTCATTTTTGTTGCGCTTTATATGTAACGAGTTGCCATTAGACTATAGCACGTCGAATCTGTAATGCTGAAACTCGTCTAGCTCATTTGATTTCCACTTCAGAACATGaaatttcggatgaattaaaaTCTGTCTTCAATGGTTCATTTACGAATTGAACTGTAATCATCGAAGAACATCACTTCTTGGCATCAagttggttaaaatatgcttttaAAAAAGTAGAAATAGAGAAGAGTGCAACGTGAAGTTTTAGTCTTAGTTCTGCTTCTGCTAATGATCCCTAAGCTAGTAAATTACTCagttttgatttaaaaattttgaatttgattaagTAATTATCAAACCGAGATTGAACCAGTTTAACTTGAGTATCTCAATATTAAATTCAAGcagtttgtgagcttaatttaattaaactttttttaatatactttaagGATTCagtctataatatatatatacttttattggTAGTTgtaatactaaattaaaattaaaataataatttattagtattagtatgtgataatgataaaattaatattaagtaATATGATAGTATATTTATGTGAAATTAATTAGTTTGGatatatcttttaaaaattctacttaaaaataatataatatattattaattaataaaattataaatctataaaaaaccATTAAATATAattggataaattaaaaataataaaaattcaaggtttttaattaaataaatataagttttatatataaatatgataataattaataatatcaaagtaattttttataagtaataaaaattaaaattaaatgtgtggtattaatattataatagttaataatattaaagttAATGTACTGGTTaccaatttttatataattatcgtaattttctatttatattagaatttataacttatatatatatatcatgtatatatttgtgcataaaattttcataacgtttttgattgatttgattattacatgtaaaaatatttaagttATTTACTATTTGTTTATTCTAAGGGTATAGTAcatgtaattaaattattaataagtttatattttgttcactcgattttaaaaagttacaaaatggtattgaattattcgaaagtttttctttaaatcattgggctactaatttaaaaaaaaagtccagCAAGCGAACTTTATGCGATAGTTCGACGATTGATTAATACTCATCGAGGAGTAGGCATATAGAATAACATATATTAGATCTAAGTCGATCTGATGATCAATGTTGGAGATCGAATAAGAAAGCTATATGGATTTTGGTTTGCAGATTCGTGACGTTTAAAactgtttcatgaaaaaataatGAACTGTAGAAGAAAAGGGGAATGAGAGCTTTCAATTAGTGCAAGCAGTGCGATAGAGAAGGCTACACAACAACGATTTTAATAACCCGATGACTTAAactaaaaacttttgaatagtttaatgattattttataacttttctaaattatgtgatcaaaatgtaaatttattaataatttattgagCTTGTGTGCAATTTACCCATATTCTAATAATGAAGGATACAAAAATATTCTAAATGATTTaaacaaatatatcataaaaattacgTGGTAAATATTGATTTTCCCTTAATAATCATTAACATATCAAATTCCCATATATAAAATCTTAGATTATTTTTTCTCTTATTCAATATTATAaaggtataatgataaatttagtccctaatatttatatatgttgttaatttgatcattttttagttaaatttagtcatcaactttttaataaaagttaaattaCTTTTTTAGCAGAAACATTGactgaaatattaaatatttaaacatggTAGCTTGTATAGCAATTCAAATGTACTTTATgctatttgttttttattttctatgaactatttatatcttttacatttgaatgttttaaatattttataatttttaaattatttattgatgtgacatataTAACAAATTGTGTCGTGTCAGCACGAAGACAAAAGTTGTTACACCAACATTAAAAATTTAGGGTGTACTTGATTAGGCAAAAAAGTGGAAGGATgggagggaaaaaaaagaaaagtagaaaaaataaataaatttaagtgtGTTTGGTTGAGAAGAAAAGTAaggaaagaaaataggagagTTGATCATTTCTTTtcctaatgcataaaaatcaatcCTTCTAAATTGAAATGATAAGAGATATGTGCatattagttcaaaattatgtatttttgaaatgttttattttattttctttcatttttctccttttatcaagtaataaatggaaagaaaaaaaaattccttcCTATTTTTTAATCCCTCCTACCAAGTACacctataaaaaaaatctattttttatccTTCTAATTTTCTATTCCTTCAATTTTTcacccttttaaattttatttcgcCTCTACCGAACAAAATTATAATGTTTTCATCAACATTATTTATGATtatgaatattataaatatattggATCAATCTAAATAACATATAGTTATAATGAACATTTATTGATTGACCACAAACCTTTAGTTTGTAATCACTAAATTTTGATGTGTTAGAATAATgacttatttatttaaataataataatgatttaatttttttgaatatatttttttagtcttaccatctaattttttttatcattgtgtagtatttataaaataaatatatatacaaaataatttaaaatatttaaattaataaaaacaataaatctCATGCATACAAGGGTTAAAAGGCTAGTATTACTAAAAtacatttttaacctttgatatacatttatatataataaaaactaaaacgtttaagatttattttataattatatttaaaaatatatggattattttggtgggaaaacatttataaatttgattaagttttttatttcattatcacatcatcttaaaaaattaatataaatattgcaTTTGTTAATTTGTAATTGAGTTTAACTTGAATAGTTTGATAATATTTCAAGTCAAGCTCAAGTTTTCAAGTCTCAAAATTTACAACAATAGTGAAGACGCATAAGAAACAGGAACACATAATTTATAACAATATGGGAAAATCCAAGCAAAAGAGAAATGTTAATCATCCACCTAATCTAAACAAACTTAATATGCTTGGCAACTTGTTGAAAGCCTTAAACATTAATGACAATCAAACACATATTGTAGTCAACAAGGAAGCAAAATCCATCCCAAATTCAAAGCTAAACTTGTGGCTTAGTCTCATCCTCATCTTCTTCAATCTTGGGTGCCAAGTAGAACCTAATATAACCCATCTCAGCTATCTTATACTCGACCACAACAGGCAGCTCTGATGACAAGCTGATTGTCACTATGTTTGACAATGGAGTAGCCTTTGTAAATGAATTCATGTACCTCAATGCAAATGTCAATGATACTGGCTCATTCATCTCTATAATTGTTGCTTCTTCAGGCTGGCATTTGTTTATTAAAAGATCAACAAAGTGTTGTGCAAATTATAATACTTGCAGAGgaaaaaaggaagaagagaaatATTATTGGACAAAGGCCTTACTTTATCTACAGTGGTATTTTGCCTAAGAACAATATTTGCAGTTCCGATATCACCCCTTGTGGAAAACTTCACACCTTCCTTGGTAACAGAGATAACAACTGCAACAACatcaaatagtaattaacatTTGCAATCAAATAAAAAAGATGGGGAAGAAACTATGCTGTAAGGATCctccaaatatatggaaaaacttGAAGAATCTATACACTAAATTTATAGAATGCTAAAATATTGGAGCAGTACCGGTGTCACCAATGCTTGCAAGATCCTTGCAAATCCTTGCAAATTCAGCTGAAGGCATCCTAACAATAGCATGGTACTCCGCTTCTGGGATCCCAAGGTGTTCACTATCAATATCCATCAGCTTCATCTCAAAATCTGATATCTTGTCTTGGGCTTTAATCCATTAGCACATGCATAAAGAAATGAACACTAAATATCAGGCCAATCTTATAACAAACAGATCAGCAAGTCATTGATACAAAAATTGGGGAGAGTGACCTCATTACAATTGAACAATTATCAATCTCCATGACTAGTGAAAATAAACAATATTCTCATAGTTTATATAGCTCCCTTCAGCTTTCCACCAAATCCCAGCAACCAAACAGATGACACAATTTCCAACATAAAAAAGTCGAAACTATTAAACACCCAAAAATACCCGATTAACAATAAAtcccataaaccctaaactcaagCAAAACACTAAACAACCCGCAAAACCCAGGGAAATAGAAGACTTACTGGGGCTCTCGAACATGAAAGTAACAGTATCGCTGCCATCATCAGCCTTGATTGTGATGATGTCATCATTGCCGGCACATTTCAGCATCTTGGACATGTTACCGAGATTCATCCCCATGGAAATGTTCCTGTCGCAGCGATAGTGCTCGAACCCTTCCGATCTCAGCAACAGGGCCACCAGCGCCACGTGACTCGAATCCATGGCCTGCAAAGAAAACCCCGTCGCCGAACAGTCGAAGTTGGCATCGTTGACCAAGTCCTTAATCGCTTCCAAGACTTTCTTTAGAAGTGAACCCTGAACTAGCCTAAGCTCAAGCATTTTTtagtagtttttttttcttcctctcttttggTTCTCTTGCGAAAGAGATGGGAAAATTGGAGCGAAGGCCTAGGGTTTTGAGCGAAAAAGAGATGGGTATTGAGAGTTTATATAAATGGGGAATTGATTTTGAATCGGGAGGGTTCAACTGGCGGGATTGTGTGGCGTTGGTTCCCGCCATTGTGTTTCCGCTAAATCTGGAGTGGAGCATTTAGTACTTTGGACTCTGTTTTGACTTGGTTGTCCATCCGGCTACGTCAGCCCGGCCCATTATATAATGGTTTTTTATTTGGGTCGAGTGCTTTGGcccaatttaaaattaaatgatttttttgaaattcttatttaaaatttaattataaatatatatatcaattttaatatttttaacagtAATATGGGATTTTTGAATAAGTCGGGtcaacccatgaacacctctagctTTGAccattgttaatatttttttgggaatattacgaatttttataaatgttgaattttgttattagtCCATGTACTATAAGTTGTGGAAATAATCCTTATAGAGCTAGCAAAATAGGCCGTAGCCCGAAAAGTCCGCCCATTCCGATTTAAGCCCTTAACAATCTGAGGCCAACAAAACTCAACTCGTATAAGATCCGAGCTCGACAAAATTCAAGCCTGATAAAGTCCGAGCTCGTAACAAATTCGAGTTCGAAACAAATCTAGCTTGAACTTGAGAAAAATCCAACTCAAAACCCGAAAAAATAGCCATAATAGACAttaacaattaatataattttatgttattaattaaaataaaaataaatgataattatttattttttgaaatgtaTTCATAAGCATCatgtatttatattaaatatctattaataggaaaagtaattaataatatttttttgggtgaaaataataatttttattttaaaatataaaataaaataattttttttaaaaacatttatttaatataaaatattttcaatactataattatatatgtataataaatatataaaattaaaatttaatgctataataatatattatatacctATTATCGAAATTGATTACATAACCTCACCTTAAACCGATATACTAAATTTGTATATTactaatacataatataatatattataatgtattagtattattaatacataaaataataaaataatatataattattactaaaaatattaatacatatataactattattataatataaattataatagaagatatagtattacatgatattgtaataatatgtaatatataatcTACGACTATTAtctataactattattatattataaattataataaaatatataataatacataatatttgaatgtttaatcattgatgcatatatataaactatcaatataatatatactatacgatatgatatgatataaacTAGTAGGACAGCTAACTTTCAAATTTACAAAAAGTATAAAGACTTAGAGCATATTCCAACTAGTATAATAATAACCaataatatgtaatatataatgtactattattatatataacaattattatattatatattataataaaagatatagtattacatgatattataatgtttaatcattggtgcatacatataaactattaatatattatatgatacgATAAAGCAGTACATAATATAGTAGGAGGGCTAGCTTTCAAATGTATGAAAAATATAAGGGCTTAAAGCATATTTCAaccaacataataataaataataaatatataatttactataattatattataaattataataaaataatgaatagtTATGTATAATCCAATATgttaaaatacatgtttataaatataattagcaatacacaaaatattattaaaattttaatatattaattaaatattatttttattaaattagattttgaattgGCCTTTAACTTTAACAAATTATATTTGAGTATtgggtttaatttcttttttatttcagatttgagaTTTAggctataatttatttattttgagtttaggTAATAATGAATATATTATTTGGATTTGGGCTcaatatattatatttgaattttggaataaatatttttgaatatgagtatcagatttataaatttaataaaaaaaatcaattgtgaatataatataataatgaacaataaaagatattttgttaattcatataatatcatagaataataaattttacatacaataagcactttaattattttatataaaataaatttattaaatatatataattttatactttttatgagACAAATTTGAATTGCGTTGCCATCGTAtaaaagtgaaataaatttttacattcaaatttaaaatatttaaacttaaaaaatttaaaattatttaaacctGTCAGAGCCCTCCTGACTTGACCCGAGCTCGAAAAAATCTGAGTCTGGAAGGGCCAGAGCCAAAGAAAGTTCGAGCTTAAAAAAATCTAAGTCTAAAGCAAGCCTAATCCGAACCCACTTGAGCCTGCCTGTTTGCCAGCtctaagtccttatactttaatttggtcatttttagttcattgtacattttgaatttttatcaaatgatatttgttaaattcatttagTTTTGCTATTTTCTAAATCATATGCGACAAACATATTTATTGCACGTGTAATATaatgtcaaatttttattttcaaatattactcacaaaaaaaaagttaatggaTATAAGACtgttatttaagtaaaaactGAATTTTAGAAAGCTTAAAAGTATATGGACTAAGAATAATCAAATTGAAGAGTatgaactaaatctacaactttactCGTAGTATAAAACTACTAGCAAATTTTAACCAAACTAACATCGTTTGAGGTATGATTgaaattccaaattaaaaaaaaatgagattGAAGTTGATCAATTCGAAAAGCACAAtgaataaaaataactaaatcaatatatataaaataaattcacaACTTCCCATAGCACATAGACTAATAAtggaatttgattttattttttatttataaataataacatGATTTAGTTGGAGATCCGAGTGTCCTCTAACCCCAAGGTGACAACTAAGTCCAAAACCAAGTCAAGTTGTATCCCATTTCAAAGGCAAGTTTTCTTGTACTTTTCTCGTTTACAAGACTTGAACTCAAGTTATTGCTTAAAAGATATTAAATTTCTTGTCACTCAACTTAACTGACATTAGTATGAATGATAATTATTtggcatatttataaaatatttaaaagaataaattagaatatgccacctaactttatttgatatttaatacAAAAAATGAAATAGATAGTAATTTCTTGTAAACAAAATGCCTTATTTGTATTCgtatatttttatatgatatttaaaaaaaatacatatttatagtatatttcacaatttcttaataaaatacatatatatgcataaacatatttatatatacacagaaaatttgactaaaaaataAGATATATCATTTcagtatatatgtattattgtaCTAATTAATATCCgtcaacaacattttctttttactaatttaaaacaattttaactATTGTCATCAATTGAATTATcgatatttttcaatttaattaatctATCTTCTCCCATTAAGCATACTATTACAATAATGATGGCATTATTAACCCTTTAATAATCTACAACCATTCAAGTCGTTAATCTCTTAGATACATACCTACATTTAGGACATTAATGGGGTTCATATAACTATCCAACAACTTAGGGCTTCATTGGTCCTTCTATTAGATTTTGTTTCAACTTTAAGCCctatttactaatttagtccAATCTGATCAAGAAATCCAACAAACGAACACAGAATATAACGTGGCCTAGTCCTTCGAAAATTAAAATCTGTTAACACAAGAATCATTAGGGTTAATGACCCCCATTACGTTACCAAAATCCTTTTGGTAATGCTATGTAATTTTCATAACTGAGTTATAAATATTATTGTATCATTAATTTCTAAAATTCTAAgtagataatttatttattcgaataaatgtatatatatataaaggttcTTTTGTTAAGGTGATGAAATGTTAAAAAGTAGCAAACTAAAATGTCCTGGAAAAATGATAGGAAAGAAGATTGAAATGGACTCTAGAGAATAATTGCAGTGGTAGATGGTCAGGATGATGGTGGTAAGTGACAAAGGATTGTGAAGGTTGTGATGCTTGTAGCTATTGTAGAAAGAAACGTgtagaaagaaatttgaatatgtttaactTTGTCAAAAGAGCAAAAAAtctcaaataaaatttttagaccaCTATTTATAGTATTTCTAATGTAGTTATTAAAAGAATGATTACAAAAGAATGATATATTTTATAGGACATAAGAGAGATATGGGTTAATTTATAAAAGTGTGCATGACAGGGAATTAAAGTGAATGAAATCATATTCATGTTGTTAAGCCCAGTTTAGTATTGTTTTTAATAAGCACTTTTAGGCTAAAAAACATTTTTGagataaaaatattgttaaataatATGCCTTTTAAAGCTTTTCAAAAGTGTTTTGGAAGAAAAAAATGTTTTGCAAAATCACCTTTTTAATCAAAAGCAAAAGCAGATAATTTTAGATTTtgctcaaaagtgcttttggatcAAAAAGCAGTTTTAAGAAGCAATGTTAAACTAAACCTTAATAATGAGTAATTAGAGAGATGTTATAAAAATAATGGATATGATTGTAGTGTTGTGAAAGTTACTCTCATGTAACTCATTTTGTCAAAGAGAGTGCTATTGCAAACTCAAGTACTAGTGTGCAATTTGATCAATAAAGAGAGGAAGGGAAAACACTTGTACTCCTTTGAAAGGTTAAGAAGTAGACTTTTCAATAATGTTCGACATATTTTTCTAGACATCCAACACTGGAGCAAATTTAAGGATCCTGCCAATCTTTTTGAACTTAATTTTACAGCCTTCAAATGAAGTGTCTTTCTTAATGAGTAATCTTGCAAGGAACAATATTTCTCGAGACCACTTTGGACAAAACAATTAGTAACAAAAAATGAGTATCTATAATGCAAATAATGGTATTTATGCTTCTTAATGAAAATTGCAAATTGTCATGCAGGTAAAGCCTATCATATTATATATCATTGCTTTTCAATGTTCACGAGATTTTTAATTATTACACtatgtttggttcagtgtattacCTAATACAATACAGGCCGAATACGCGCGTATTACATGACGCCTctaatccggcgtttggttcgctgtaataggcaTTACGGGCGTAAACCAATCCCGACCTAATCCCCTTTTTTGCTGCTTTTGTAATCCCTTCCCAAATCCCTGTAATACCTATTACGTCCCCCTTCCGTCCCCTGCtgtctgttttaccctccctccctacccgaccctctcctatTCTGTCCTCAAAATTTCTCCTTCCATCTCCCACCGTTTTTGTTTATTATTCTGGCTCAGTTCGATGCCGCCGGGAAAAAAGTCCCTGATTTCGAATACACTCCGCAAAGCATTGCTCATTTGTACAATCTGGCTACCGTCTCGCAGGCAAAGACTCAAGCTGCCAACATTGTTGCCAACGATTTTCGCCAGAAAGCCGCCGAATACCGTTCTCAAGGtcctaatttgttttttttttctttctaaattgaattgaaattctcaaattcaaacaatttcatCTTGTTCTTCCTAAAATTGAAATCTCTTATAGCTGCACGAATTAGAGAGATATTGGAGAACGTAGGATTAGCGCAGGAGAGTTTGCCGTCAAATGTGGTTGCATCGGCGCAAGTTCTGGCAAACGTTGCTAATTTGTTGAATATTCGAGACACCGAACTTAGTAGGTGGGTTGCTTTCAATTTACAATTTTGAAAACTTCCGTAATTCATGTTGATTTCCATGTATTATATTTGGAACCTAACgaggaagaaaaacaaaatggATCTAGTTTTCTTGTAGCAATGGGTGATATTTCTTTGAGAAAGACTGGGGTAGATGAGAAGAGGGCTAAAGTGCACAAAGAGTCCAAAACTCTTCTTGAGTATACTCGAAAAGAAATAGCTAGGTTAACCTATTTGaaaaggtaaagaatttgtacGTTTACCACCCTAAATTTAGCCCTTCGTTTGAGTCTATTTGATGGTTATTGAGAAGAAATTGATATTTTCATATAGGACATTAGCACAACTAGAAGATGATGTGGCTCCATGTGATGCTCAAATGGAAAATTGGAAGACGAACTTGGGTGTTATGGCGTCAAAGGAGCGACAGTACATGCAACAGTATAACAACTATAGGGTAtcctttgtatttttattttcagggaTGCATTAAGATGCAAAACTAGTTACAGAAATTTAAGCTGTTGGTTCTTCTGAGATGAACATGCTATTTATCAGTTAAAAGGGACAAAAATGGGTGGAAAGAGAAGCTGCCTTTGCCGTAAGTGGATGAAATTTAACTGGATATGCATGGTTTGATTTGAGTGGTAGGGTTAAAGTTTATCAACCATATAGACAGGACATTCAATGTATAAAATGACTTTTTATTACTATtcgaaattataaataaaatagattGAACAGGAGACTTAGAACTTCATATATAGGCAGAGTTGGAATAGAATTATTGTACGGATTCTGTTTTAAAGCTGAAAAATCATTAGCTGAGGTACTAGTTCATAGTCTTGGACAATTTATCATTAGATCATTTTAGTAGAAGAATCATTTTCCTTGGTGAATATTGCACTTTTGCATATATtggaatttaaataataaagtacTGCATATAAAGCTACAAGGATGTAGCTATTCTTGTTTTCTCACTCATTGTTAATTTATCAAGATTTTGGCTATCTAATTATCACCTATATGTTGCTTGCATGAATTCTTTCTGCGTTTCATTTATGCTTAATCTTGTTTGACAGGCATTACTGAATCGTGTGGGCTACACACCTGAAATTAATCATGGGGTGTTGGTTGAAATGGCCGAACACAGGAAG
Protein-coding sequences here:
- the LOC107950214 gene encoding proliferating cell nuclear antigen — protein: MLELRLVQGSLLKKVLEAIKDLVNDANFDCSATGFSLQAMDSSHVALVALLLRSEGFEHYRCDRNISMGMNLGNMSKMLKCAGNDDIITIKADDGSDTVTFMFESPTQDKISDFEMKLMDIDSEHLGIPEAEYHAIVRMPSAEFARICKDLASIGDTVVISVTKEGVKFSTRGDIGTANIVLRQNTTVDKPEEATIIEMNEPVSLTFALRYMNSFTKATPLSNIVTISLSSELPVVVEYKIAEMGYIRFYLAPKIEEDEDETKPQV